A window from Temnothorax longispinosus isolate EJ_2023e chromosome 1, Tlon_JGU_v1, whole genome shotgun sequence encodes these proteins:
- the LOC139808755 gene encoding uncharacterized protein isoform X8: MYAIRNFEEPSINVQNATTYPSTIFDNELAIPQGWYDDDIMMRSISSCPTNFPEQYYSELLQNADASTVNMDLPDVNESDTIINQPFGLILKEEKQNTVDIKEGVDIKEDVISEITDNNKMMTDIKVKSEQETKEKELKCLSSNTLPVSREINERNTNIRKKNQNAKGKRKKKENSIAIINKKVKLEEQEDVDVETVPKEEVPVLEAVDATSLLEKFEASQNSNPRNKLVIKNNRTYDTRSNKPCQVTQECRISVSEKSVSQASTLQKSARNSLSQDVLDKIKASGRKKTIPIIPAMPNIQGGNRRNSIRTQNRAPRNKILKTSSTVTNDAKSSTFSNISVQLDHDYCSSLPNFSVHTKSCNNNKTTKPISIQKSSQNKNSSIIEERQNSLTSNVYYNLKPVNGINRKAHKLAALQDKTMKDNLLENNHEDCQKETLLKQSHDSSNLSVKNINSNESSTFSATLQMPIRSALANRILQSSGMLPKTNIVQTNSKTQRMISVLKNPPNASQSPLSTNNSNENIVTTTNSLNNEVQNINVQSTQNTLLEVKLHEEVKTDLSRRVKISFEEYRIRKTSNKSPTQIPDPTEVVHIYTATTMTELIIKDDGNVEISCVRDIFPVIKKKSEIEAEKIKPKPPTCDAEAQTYETMFECSTNAVTDVMEKDEKKEESTKKEEQESCKKLSRSLSRSRSKDKSRNKTSRSRSRSRSRSKSRSRRRSRSRSRSRRSRDRKRNRSYSKSNSRSRSRSKSRTRSRNRNRSRSRNINTRSRSTTRSRSRSKNRSRSRSRRRSNTRRRTISHRRSSVSSTSSYSSRSPYSTKYSNSRSSSRSRNRSRSRSISRSRFTRQHYSSHSRNYNSRSPPSSNSFGRNRWSNHRERNPSDLERPYMYERSYSFVTTNHYRSRSRSPLRPYHKPYEYTYNKVKKKEIDERRVLYVGRINEGITKTDLRRRFEAFGPIVDVSLHFRERGDNYGFVTFEYRNDAFEAKEHGNDNPSLPRYDICFGGRRAFCNSTYADLDDMRSNTPRLSQGNEEASFDYLLMQAKSMMKENKRKA, encoded by the exons ATGTATGCAATAAGAAACTTTGAAGAACCTTCTATCAATGTTCAAAATGCCACAACATATCCAAGCACCATTTTTGACAATGAACT GGCGATTCCACAGGGCTGGTATGATGATGATATTATGATGCGATCTATATCATCCTGTCCTACTAACTTTCCTGAGCAATATTACTCGGAGTTATTACAg AATGCGGACGCTTCAACTGTAAACATGGATTTACCTGATGTAAATGAGTCGGATACAATAATAAACCAACCCTTTGGATTAATACTAAAggaagaaaaacaaaacacAG ttgaTATTAAGGAAGGTGTTGATATTAAGGAAGATGTTATATCTGAAATaactgataataataaaatgatgacggatataaaagttaaaagtgaacaagaaacaaaagaaaaagaattgaaatGTCTATCAAGTAATACTCTGCCTGtatctcgagaaataaatgagagaaatacaaatattaggaagaaaaatcaaaatgcaaaaggaaaaaggaaaaagaaagaaaattcaattgcaataattaataaaaaagtcaaGTTAGAGGAACAAGAAGATGTAGATGTTGAAACCGTACCAAAAGAAGAAGTACCAg tACTAGAAGCAGTCGATGCAACGAGtttgttagaaaaatttgaGGCTTCTCAAAATTCAAATCCACGCAATAAATTggtcattaaaaataatcgcacTTATGACACGAGATCAAACAAACCGTGCCAAGTAACACAAGAATGTCGGATTAGCGTATCGGAGAAATCCGTTTCGCAAGCTTCCACTCTACAAAAGAGTGCACGCAACTCATTATCCCAAGACGTACTCGATAAAATAAAG GCATCTGGACGTAAAAAAACTATTCCGATAATACCTGCTATGCCAAATATACAAGGTGGGAATCGTCGTAACAGTATACGAACGCAAAACAGAGCTCCTCGTAACAAGATTTTGAAGACAAGTTCTACA GTAACGAACGATGCTAAGAGTAGCACATTCAGTAATATCTCGGTACAGTTGGATCACGATTATTGTAGCAGTCTTCCCAATTTCTCTGTCCATACTAAGAGCTGTAATAATAACA aAACTACGAAACCTATATCTATACAAAAATCGAGCCAAAATAAGAATTCGAGCATAATTGAGGAACGTCAGAATAGTCTCACTTCAAATGTATACTACAATTTGAAACCGGTTAATGGCATTAACAGGAAAGCTCACAAGTTAGCAGCCTTACAAGATAAAACGATGAAAGAtaatttgcttgaaaataaTCACGAAGATTGTCAAAAGGAGACGCTTTTAAAACAATCTCATGATTCAAGTAATTTatcagttaaaaatataaattcgaaCGAATCTTCTACATTTTCTGCCACACTTCAAATGCCCATTCGTTCAGCTTTAGCTAACAGAATCTTGCAATCGAGTGGTATGTTACCTAAAACAAATATTGTACAAACGAATTCTAAAACACAGCGTATGATTTCTGTACTGAAGAATCCGCCAAACGCATCACAATCACCGTTGTCAACAAATAATTCTAATGAAAATATAGTGACCACTACAAATAGTTTAAACAACgaagtacaaaatataaatgtacagAGTACTCAAAACACGTTGCTAGAAGTGAAGTTGCATGAAGAAGTAAAGACCGATCTATCTCGTAGAGTCAAAATAAGTTTTGAAGAATATCGAATTAGGAAAACATCAAACAAATCTCCCACTCAGATTCCGGATCCTACGGAAGTAGTGCATATCTATACTGCTACCACTATGACAGAACTCATAATCAAAGATGATGGTAATGTTGAGATTTCGTGTGTAAGAGATATATTTCCAgtcattaaaaagaaatcagaGATAGAAGCAGAAAAAATCAAGCCAAAACCACCTACTTGTGATGCAGAAGCACAAACTTACGAAACTATGTTTGAATGTTCCACAAACGCAGTGACGGATGTTATggagaaagatgaaaaaaa ggAGGAAAGTACAAAGAAGGAAGAACAAGAGTCCTGCAAAAAACTCTCTCGCAGTTTAAGTCGATCTAGATCAAAAGACAAAAGTAGGAATAAGACGAGCAGAAGCAGGAGCAGAAGCAGGAGCAGAAGCAAGAGTAGAAGCAGGCGTAGAAGCAGAAGTAGAAGCAGAAGCAGAAGGAgtagagatagaaagagaaatagaagCTACAGCAAAAGTAATAGCAGAAGCCGAAGCCGAAGCAAGAGCAGGACTAGAAGTAGAAATAGGAACAGAAGCAGAAgcagaaatattaatacacgtagtaGAAGCACAACCAGAAGCAGAAGTAGAAGTAAGAATAGAAGTCGGAGTAGGTCTCGTCGACGTAGCAATACCCGCCGACGAACAATAAGTCATCGACGCAGTTCTGTCAGCTCAACCAGCAGTTATTCATCTCGCTCACCTTATTCAACGAAATACTCAAATTCACGTTCCAGTTCTCGATCCCGCAACCGATCTCGATCTAGATCCATATCCAGATCTAGATTTACCAGGCAACATTATTCCAGTCATTCAAG aaattataacaGTAGGTCTCCACCGTCTTCGAATAGTTTCGGTAGAAATAGATGGTCTAATCATCGAGAAAGAAATCCCAGCGATCTTGAAAGACCTTATATGTATGAGAGATCATATTCCTTCGTTACCACCAATCATTATAGAAGTCGCAG TAGATCGCCATTACGTCCTTATCACAAACCCTATGAATACACTTAtaacaaagtaaaaaagaaggaaatagATGAACGGAGAGTGTTATATGTGGGACGCATAAACGAAGGAATTACCAAAACTGATCTACGTAGAAGATTTGAGGCGTTTGGACCTATTGTAGATGTTAGTTTACATTTTCGTGAACGCGG CGATAATTACGGTTTCGTCACTTTTGAGTATAGAAATGATGCGTTTGAAGCTAAGGAGCACGGTAATGACAATCCGTCTTTACCTAGATATGATATATGCTTTGGGGGTCGTAGAGCCTTTTGCAATTCCACGTATGCTGATCTTG ACGATATGAGGAGTAACACTCCGAGATTGTCTCAAGGAAATGAAGAGGCATCCTTCGATTATCTCTTAATGCAAGCCAAAAGCatgatgaaagaaaataaaagaaaagctTGA